The following coding sequences lie in one Halictus rubicundus isolate RS-2024b unplaced genomic scaffold, iyHalRubi1_principal scaffold0022, whole genome shotgun sequence genomic window:
- the LOC143363126 gene encoding uncharacterized protein LOC143363126: MALDLSYRCRHWSSCLEEFCNTKNKFHKVAFIADIEKMYRQIRVHSDDWDLLRILWRDNESERIDAYHLTTVTYGLTCAPYLALRTLLQLAEDEKQRFPRGASILRTATYVEDILAGADSIEDAERTQRELIGIYKAGGFVLKKWSANHSALLSALPADFLAESSTIPWHPETGCSALGLTWHPATDTLAFSLHAPSETTSEPPTKRRVLSQIAKLFDPLGWLAPFVVRGKIFIQDLWKTNLEWDERLPPDTAAAWNTLREDMDELACIRIPRWLGVDDTAATRQLHAFVDASEKAYAAAVYIRIEDSHGVARAHLVAAKTKVAPLKTVSLPRLELCAATLGARLLVHIRQEIQVPIDAVHLWTDSTVALAWLQGEPTRWRTYVANRVSEVQTALPDGHLHHVGTKDNPADCASRGVAAAQLASHPLWWHGPSWLTSPEAGWNTAPPPHCTTEEERTPATCLQTSRQEDPELLLRFSTLDRLLRATSWCLRWTSPSRRDATASPPHLRPDELRRAEETWIRLVQRRHFATELTAVEQQKPVPGGSGLSKLTPFLDVHGILRVGGRLHNALLPYNEQHPIILPAGCHLTQLVIESAHLRTLHGGVQLTLAALRQNYWIPQGRRQVKRCTSHCLRCIRWRAAPATQVMGNLPTQRVTPSRPFQHVGLDYAGPFQLKTTPGRGHKATKGYVAVFICFSTRAVHIEAVSDYSTAAFLAAFRRFTGRRGICNSLTSDSGTNFVGADRELRRLFTASTREAASIGRQLAKDGVTSPVREAPPRRVVADDPLTYEEFSTLLCQVEACLNSRSLQALTDDPEDLTPLTPGHFLVGGPLTAVPEPTLLEVPRSRLTRWQLLQQRLEHFWRRWAAEYLHQLQTRPKWTAAETSLKVGDLVLIKSELTPPPPPDGRWGASTRSTQEPTDTSASPPSKQRPADTNGRLAAENPITNRCGQTGPTTRDVLTTDNDFLRGTI, translated from the exons ATGGCTCTCGATCTTAGCTATCGATGTCGTCATTGGTCATCGTG CCTCGAAGAATTCTGTAACACAAAGAACAAATTCCACAAGGTCGCATTCATCGCGGACATCGAAAAAATGTACCGCCAAATCCGGGTGCACTCAGACGACTGGGATCTCCTACGGATTCTGTGGCGTGACAACGAGAGCGAGCGGATAGACGCCTACCACCTCACGACAGTGACCTACGGCCTGACCTGCGCCCCGTACCTCGCCCTGCGCACGCTGCTGCAGCTAGCCGAGGACGAAAAGCAGCGATTCCCGAGAGGTGCGAGCATACTCCGGACGGCCACCTATGTCGAAGACATCCTCGCTGGGGCTGACAGCATCGAGGATGCCGAGAGGACGCAGAGGGAGCTCATCGGCATCTACAAGGCGGGCGGATTCGTCCTCAAGAAGTGGAGCGCCAACCACTCCGCGCTGCTCTCCGCGCTACCCGCCGACTTCTTGGCCGAGTCGTCTACGATCCCGTGGCACCCTGAGACCGGATGCAGTGCACTGGGACTGACGTGGCACCCCGCCACCGATACCTTGGCATTCTCGCTGCACGCTCCCTCAGAGACGACCTCGGAGCCGCCCACCAAGCGACGCGTGCTCTCCCAGATCGCCAAGCTGTTCGACCCGCTCGGCTGGCTCGCCCCCTTCGTCGTCCGGGGAAAAATATTCATCCAGGACCTCTGGAAGACCAACCTCGAGTGGGACGAGCGCCTCCCACCCGACACAGCAGCAGCCTGGAACACCCTGAGAGAGGACATGGACGAACTGGCGTGCATCCGGATCCCTCGATGGCTCGGAGTGGACGACACCGCCGCTACCCGACAGTTGCACGCATTTGTGGACGCGTCCGAGAAGGCATACGCCGCCGCTGTCTACATCCGCATCGAAGACTCCCACGGGGTCGCACGAGCACACCTCGTCGCCGCCAAGACCAAGGTCGCCCCACTGAAGACGGTCTCGCTGCCACGACTGGAGCTGTGCGCCGCCACACTTGGAGCGCGCCTCCTGGTGCACATCCGGCAGGAGATCCAGGTGCCCATTGACGCCGTCCACCTCTGGACCGACTCCACCGTCGCGCTGGCCTGGCTCCAGGGAGAACCAACCCGCTGGCGCACCTACGTCGCGAACCGCGTGTCGGAGGTCCAGACCGCACTGCCCGACGGTCATCTCCACCACGTGGGGACCAAGGACAACCCTGCGGACTGCGCCTCACGAGGCGTCGCAGCAGCTCAGCTGGCAAGCCACCCGCTCTGGTGGCACGGACCAAGCTGGCTCACCAGCCCAGAGGCGGGCTGGAACACCGCGCCTCCGCCGCACTGTACCACCGAGGAGGAGAGAACGCCGGCCACGTGCCTCCAGACGAGCCGCCAGGAGGACCCAGAGCTTCTCCTTCGGTTCTCGACCTTGGACCGGCTGCTCCGGGCCACCAGCTGGTGCCTCCGGTGGACCAGCCCTTCCCGGCGCGACGCAACTGCATCTCCGCCGCACCTGCGCCCCGACGAGCTCCGCCGAGCCGAGGAGACATGGATACGGCTGGTGCAGCGCCGCCACTTCGCCACCGAACTCACCGCCGTCGAACAACAGAAGCCAGTCCCGGGAGGCAGTGGACTCAGCAAACTGACACCGTTCCTCGACGTACACGGCATCCTGCGCGTGGGAGGGCGACTCCACAACGCCCTCCTGCCGTACAACGAGCAGCACCCTATCATCCTGCCCGCAGGATGCCATTTGACCCAGCTGGTCATCGAGAGCGCGCACCTCCGGACGCTGCACGGCGGAGTGCAACTGACCCTCGCAGCCCTCCGCCAAAATTACTGGATCCCCCAAGGCCGGCGACAGGTGAAGCGGTGCACCTCCCACTGCCTCCGGTGCATCCGATGGCGGGCGGCGCCGGCGACGCAGGTAATGGGCAACCTACCAACGCAGCGGGTCACCCCCTCTCGGCCCTTCCAGCACGTCGGACTGGACTACGCAGGGCCCTTCCAGCTGAAGACGACCCCCGGACGCGGCCACAAGGCCACCAAAGGCTACGTGGCCGTATTCATTTGTTTCAGCACGAGGGCCGTCCACATCGAAGCTGTGTCGGATTACTCCACCGCCGCCTTCCTGGCGGCCTTCCGCCGCTTCACGGGCCGCCGCGGAATCTGCAACAGCCTGACCAGCGACTCTGGCACCAACTTCGTGGGCGCGGACCGGGAATTGCGGCGCCTCTTCACGGCCTCGACGCGAGAAGCTGCAAGCATCGGCCGGCAGCTCGCGAAGGACGGCGTGAC CAGTCCGGTCCGTGAAGCACCACCTCGCAGAGTCGTCGCCGACGACCCCCTCACTTACGAGGAATTCTCCACCCTCCTCTGCCAGGTGGAGGCCTGCCTCAACTCCCGGTCGCTGCAAGCTCTCACCGATGACCCGGAGGACCTCACCCCGCTGACGCCAGGACACTTCCTCGTCGGCGGCCCTCTGACGGCCGTACCAGAACCGACGCTACTGGAGGTGCCAAGGTCGCGTCTAACCCGTTGGCAGCTGCTCCAGCAACGCCTGGAACATTTCTGGCGCCGATGGGCAGCGGAATACCTGCACCAACTGCAGACCAGGCCGAAGTGGACCGCCGCGGAAACCTCTCTCAAAGTCGGGGACTTAGTCCTCATAAAATCGGagctgaccccccccccccctccagaTGGCCGCTGGGGCGCATCGACGAGGTCCACCCAGGAGCCGACGGACACGTCCGCGTCGCCACCATCAAAACAGCGACCAGCAGATACCAACGGCCG